The following proteins come from a genomic window of Campylobacter sp. RM16189:
- a CDS encoding DUF2393 family protein yields MESRRKNQEMLDKLKDGLSFYLEHLGWIDIAAYIWLVLMFFILFVVCIYVITRFHLLGFLLMLLNIVAFGFGIFYINRFLDENLRTRNLELISQKQLSYSNTLLVDLKLTNLSKNPLKYCRIDLKFYKPSGNKLRNQINMLRPIMKDKIFLKEILDINETKRVQGVINNFKLSDYNITASSECF; encoded by the coding sequence GTGGAATCGAGGAGAAAAAATCAAGAGATGTTAGATAAGCTAAAAGATGGACTAAGCTTCTATCTCGAGCATTTAGGCTGGATAGATATAGCGGCCTATATATGGCTTGTCTTGATGTTTTTTATCCTTTTTGTAGTTTGTATATATGTAATTACAAGATTTCATCTTTTAGGCTTTTTGTTGATGTTATTAAATATAGTAGCTTTTGGTTTCGGGATATTTTATATAAATCGTTTCTTGGATGAGAATTTGAGAACTAGAAATTTAGAGCTAATATCACAAAAGCAGCTTTCATACTCAAATACTCTTTTGGTCGATTTAAAGCTTACAAATTTATCAAAAAATCCACTTAAGTATTGCAGGATTGATCTTAAATTTTATAAGCCTTCCGGAAATAAGCTTAGAAATCAAATAAATATGTTAAGACCAATCATGAAAGATAAGATATTTCTTAAAGAGATATTGGATATCAATGAGACAAAGCGTGTGCAAGGCGTAATAAATAATTTTAAATTGAGTGATTATAATATAACGGCTAGTTCGGAGTGTTTTTAA
- the hisIE gene encoding bifunctional phosphoribosyl-AMP cyclohydrolase/phosphoribosyl-ATP diphosphatase HisIE codes for MKIDWDKVGGMIPVVVQESTTNDVLMLAFMNKEALNLSVQTGFAHYFSRTKNRIWKKGEESGNVQKIDEIFLDCDNDTILIKVEQIGGAACHTGKKSCFFRKFELNSSNKNLNLDSKLPDIKTNYQIIDKVYHEILDRKLNADPQKSYVASLFKKGENAILKKIGEEATEFVMACKDASNTKDEKSKNDLVYEAADLCFHSMVALAAHNIHPDRIKDELARRFGASGIEEKKSRDVR; via the coding sequence ATGAAGATAGATTGGGATAAAGTCGGAGGGATGATACCTGTGGTAGTGCAAGAGAGCACTACAAATGATGTTTTAATGCTTGCTTTTATGAACAAAGAGGCTTTAAATTTAAGCGTTCAAACCGGCTTTGCCCACTATTTTTCACGCACAAAAAATAGAATTTGGAAAAAAGGCGAAGAGAGTGGCAATGTCCAAAAAATCGATGAGATATTTTTGGACTGCGATAATGACACTATCTTAATAAAAGTAGAGCAGATTGGTGGCGCGGCTTGTCATACCGGTAAGAAATCTTGCTTTTTTAGGAAATTTGAGCTTAATTCAAGTAACAAGAACTTAAATTTAGATAGTAAATTGCCAGATATAAAGACAAATTACCAGATAATTGACAAAGTATATCACGAAATTTTAGATAGAAAACTCAACGCAGACCCCCAAAAGTCGTATGTGGCAAGCCTGTTTAAAAAGGGCGAAAACGCAATACTTAAAAAGATCGGCGAAGAAGCGACTGAGTTTGTAATGGCGTGTAAAGATGCTTCCAATACCAAAGATGAAAAAAGTAAAAACGATTTGGTGTATGAGGCGGCCGATTTGTGCTTTCACTCTATGGTAGCACTTGCCGCTCATAATATTCACCCTGATCGCATCAAAGATGAGCTTGCTAGAAGGTTTGGAGCAAGTGGAATCGAGGAGAAAAAATCAAGAGATGTTAGATAA